The following coding sequences are from one Sesamum indicum cultivar Zhongzhi No. 13 linkage group LG11, S_indicum_v1.0, whole genome shotgun sequence window:
- the LOC105173870 gene encoding F-box protein At4g19940-like, which produces MKKKPPTRIPSPPPPPLSSSQDEELMMDPVLPTDLIINILLRLPVKSLGKFKCVSKQWLQLITDPHFISMHRELCLHSPNLLLVKTVAVLQEAHMKRCTRVDLCSLNFDGSCKNLDFSLYLEDDEKNIEMLPSKWDLICFVSESGFYACNPSTQVMMKLPEASCCTSGEVNAGMGYVKERDEYVLVHLFDRSLDIHVDYDIGCEVLRLRDGKDCSWKVVNANCPFVVRGWGVLVENVFYWMIWDEYNQPGDEAIVSFDLEKEEFGTVSPPEGCFDPNGAWSLVELGGRLCLVDNMARPLTMDIWVLKDFENQLWVREYSINMNAYTNDMLKFVIPFDYRDGKILMDAKQESLDYYDVKKKQIRRMDHLIAGEWTWLRLYTESFFSLGSK; this is translated from the coding sequence atgaagaaaaagCCACCCACTCGGATCCCAtcaccaccaccgccaccgCTGTCATCTTCCCAGGACGAGGAGCTGATGATGGACCCGGTACTACCCACTGATTTGATCATCAACATCCTCTTAAGGCTGCCTGTGAAATCCCTAGGTAAGTTCAAGTGTGTTTCGAAGCAATGGCTTCAGTTAATCACGGACCCACACTTCATTTCTATGCATAGGGAGCTCTGCCTGCACTCCCCTAATCTACTGTTAGTCAAAACTGTTGCCGTTTTGCAAGAAGCTCACATGAAAAGATGCACAAGGGTTGATCTTTGTTCGTTGAACTTTGATGGGTCTTGCAAGAATCTTGACTTCTCCTTGTATCTAGAGGATGATGAGAAGAACATTGAGATGTTGCCTTCTAAGTGGGATCTAATTTGCTTTGTGAGTGAGAGTGGGTTTTATGCTTGTAATCCTAGTACTCAGGTGATGATGAAATTGCCTGAGGCCAGTTGTTGTACCTCGGGGGAGGTGAACGCGGGGATGGGGTATGTGAAGGAGAGGGATGAGTATGTGTTGGTGCATTTGTTTGATAGGAGCTTGGATATACATGTGGATTATGACATTGGTTGTGAGGTTTTGAGGTTGAGAGACGGGAAAGATTGCTCGTGGAAGGTGGTGAATGCGAATTGTCCATTTGTCGTTCGGGGCTGGGGAGTGTTGGTGGAGAATGTGTTCTATTGGATGATTTGGGATGAGTACAATCAGCCAGGGGATGAGGCCATTGTGTCCTTTGATCTTGAAAAGGAGGAGTTTGGTACCGTATCTCCTCCTGAAGGTTGTTTCGACCCCAACGGTGCCTGGTCCCTGGTGGAATTAGGAGGGAGATTATGCTTAGTGGACAATATGGCACGGCCTCTAACTATGGATATTTGGGTGTTGAAGGATTTTGAGAATCAACTTTGGGTTCGGGAATATAGTATtaatatgaatgcatataCTAACGACATGCTGAAATTTGTTATTCCGTTCGATTACCGAGATGGGAAGATATTGATGGATGCAAAGCAAGAGAGTCTTGACTACTATGATGTGAAGAAGAAGCAGATCAGAAGGATGGACCATTTGATTGCAGGGGAGTGGACTTGGCTTCGGCTTTACACTGaaagtttcttttccttgggAAGCAAATAG